The following proteins come from a genomic window of Girardinichthys multiradiatus isolate DD_20200921_A chromosome 8, DD_fGirMul_XY1, whole genome shotgun sequence:
- the LOC124872120 gene encoding septin-2-like isoform X6, translating to MERANVSSKFKNIISKSLLIRSGPPAVYQLQTKKEDLGPLTRLTLGKKNLNKANRTVLLVGETGAGKSTVINSLVNHAMGVKFEDEVWFQIVKDEKKGQTESQTSDVIVYEVFGFEDQTLPFSLTIIDTPGFGDTRGIERDLIVSQRLFDLFRSDDGINEIHAVGLVVKATDNRVNDRLSYVFNSVMSLFGKNLEKSIVALVTHSDGRTPKNVLQALAATNIKCAKNEKNQPIYFLFDNSQTDDRSEDIEFLKIATEISEKGMKAFTAFLEKKSSQKLITTTDVLNERISLAACIQNLHERILLTEQKQQELKQTHDALVKQVEDMKKSETVTVEVDVVYKEKELLKSKKLFSRGFFEKAMVCTICEENCHYPGCTISSSPQHCEVIKKGRCTVCTKKCPASAHVKENWRYVIKTKKAKKTVEVKKEKQVEKVDPDIKFNILKSLANKIQNLKAEKIQLVNESYQHVITLEEIALKVDSVSTFVHLDFLIEKMKETGDMKKVQRLEEMRSRMDEGTKLALQYMWGRTIGTM from the coding sequence GAATGTCTCATCTAAATTCAAGAACATCATCTCTAAAAGTCTCCTGATCCGTTCAGGACCTCCAGCTGTGTACCAACTACAGACAAAAAAAGAGGACTTAGGACCTCTGACAAGACTAACGCTTGGAAAGAAAAACTTGAACAAGGCCAACAGAACTGTGTTGCTGGTAGGTGAAACAGGAGCAGGAAAGTCTACCGTCATCAACAGTCTGGTCAACCACGCTATGGGAGTGAAGTTTGAGGATGAAGTCTGGTTTCAGATCGTAAAAGACGAGAAGAAAGGGCAGACTGAAAGCCAGACTTCAGATGTGATTGTGTACGAGGTCTTTGGGTTTGAAGATCAAACTTTGCCTTTCTCCCTGACCATCATCGACACGCCTGGATTTGGAGACACCAGAGGGATTGAACGTGATCTTATTGTCAGTCAAAGATTGTTTGACTTGTTTCGATCAGATGATGGAATTAATGAGATTCATGCCGTGGGTCTGGTGGTGAAGGCCACAGATAATCGAGTCAATGATCGCCTTTCATATGTCTTCAACTCAGTCATGTCTCTGTTTGGGAAAAACCTGGAGAAAAGCATCGTGGCTCTCGTTACTCACTCAGATGGAAGAACACCCAAAAATGTTCTTCAAGCTCTTGCAGCTACAAACATAAAATGTgccaaaaatgaaaagaatcaaCCTATTTACTTCCTTTTTGATAATTCCCAAACTGATGATCGATCAGAGGACATTGAATTCCTAAAAATTGCTACGGAAATTTCTGAGAAAGGAATGAAAGCCTTTACAGCCTTCTTGGAGAAGAAATCATCTCAAAAACTGATAACGACAACAGACGTCCTAAATGAACGCATCAGCCTGGCGGCCTGCATCCAGAACCTGCACGAGAGAATCCTGTTAACTGAGCAGAAACAACAGGAACTCAAACAAACTCACGACGCTCTGGTCAAACAAGTAGAAGACATGAAGAAATCTGAGACGGTCACTGTAGAAGTTGATGTTGTCTACAAAGAAAAGGAGCTTCTTAaaagcaaaaagcttttcagccgTGGTTTCTTTGAAAAAGCAATGGTCTGCACCATCTGTGAGGAGAACTGCCACTATCCTGGCTGTACTATCAGTTCCAGTCCTCAACATTGTGAGGTCATCAAAAAAGGCCGCTGCACAGTCTGCACAAAGAAATGTCCTGCATCAGCTCATGTGAAGGAAAACTGGAGATATGTCATAAAAACCAAGAAGGCTAAGAAGACTGTAGAAGTTAAAAAAGAGAAGCAGGTGGAGAAGGTTGACCCTGACATcaagtttaatattttaaaaagtcttgcaaataaaatccagaaccTGAAAGCAGAGAAGATCCAGCTGGTTAATGAGTCCTACCAACATGTTATCACCCTGGAGGAGATCGCCCTCAAAGTGGATTCTGTGTCCACTTTTGTTCACCTGGATTTCTTGATTGAGAAGATGAAGGAAACAGGAGACATGAAGAAGGTCCAGAGATTGGAGGAGATGAGAAGCCGAATGGACGAAGGAACCAAGTTAGCCCTCCAGTACATGTGGGGCAGAACAATCGGAACCATGTAA
- the LOC124872120 gene encoding uncharacterized protein LOC124872120 isoform X5: MWFMFFTCLSSCAWSTTLRRVSTSPLWRSLNDFLTMERANVSSKFKNIISKSLLIRSGPPAVYQLQTKKEDLGPLTRLTLGKKNLNKANRTVLLVGETGAGKSTVINSLVNHAMGVKFEDEVWFQIVKDEKKGQTESQTSDVIVYEVFGFEDQTLPFSLTIIDTPGFGDTRGIERDLIVSQRLFDLFRSDDGINEIHAVGLVVKATDNRVNDRLSYVFNSVMSLFGKNLEKSIVALVTHSDGRTPKNVLQALAATNIKCAKNEKNQPIYFLFDNSQTDDRSEDIEFLKIATEISEKGMKAFTAFLEKKSSQKLITTTDVLNERISLAACIQNLHERILLTEQKQQELKQTHDALVKQVEDMKKSETVTVEVDVVYKEKELLKSKKLFSRGFFEKAMVCTICEENCHYPGCTISSSPQHCEVIKKGRCTVCTKKCPASAHVKENWRYVIKTKKAKKTVEVKKEKQVEKVDPDIKFNILKSLANKIQNLKAEKIQLVNESYQHVITLEEIALKVDSVSTFVHLDFLIEKMKETGDMKKVQRLEEMRSRMDEGTKLALQYMWGRTIGTM, encoded by the coding sequence GAATGTCTCATCTAAATTCAAGAACATCATCTCTAAAAGTCTCCTGATCCGTTCAGGACCTCCAGCTGTGTACCAACTACAGACAAAAAAAGAGGACTTAGGACCTCTGACAAGACTAACGCTTGGAAAGAAAAACTTGAACAAGGCCAACAGAACTGTGTTGCTGGTAGGTGAAACAGGAGCAGGAAAGTCTACCGTCATCAACAGTCTGGTCAACCACGCTATGGGAGTGAAGTTTGAGGATGAAGTCTGGTTTCAGATCGTAAAAGACGAGAAGAAAGGGCAGACTGAAAGCCAGACTTCAGATGTGATTGTGTACGAGGTCTTTGGGTTTGAAGATCAAACTTTGCCTTTCTCCCTGACCATCATCGACACGCCTGGATTTGGAGACACCAGAGGGATTGAACGTGATCTTATTGTCAGTCAAAGATTGTTTGACTTGTTTCGATCAGATGATGGAATTAATGAGATTCATGCCGTGGGTCTGGTGGTGAAGGCCACAGATAATCGAGTCAATGATCGCCTTTCATATGTCTTCAACTCAGTCATGTCTCTGTTTGGGAAAAACCTGGAGAAAAGCATCGTGGCTCTCGTTACTCACTCAGATGGAAGAACACCCAAAAATGTTCTTCAAGCTCTTGCAGCTACAAACATAAAATGTgccaaaaatgaaaagaatcaaCCTATTTACTTCCTTTTTGATAATTCCCAAACTGATGATCGATCAGAGGACATTGAATTCCTAAAAATTGCTACGGAAATTTCTGAGAAAGGAATGAAAGCCTTTACAGCCTTCTTGGAGAAGAAATCATCTCAAAAACTGATAACGACAACAGACGTCCTAAATGAACGCATCAGCCTGGCGGCCTGCATCCAGAACCTGCACGAGAGAATCCTGTTAACTGAGCAGAAACAACAGGAACTCAAACAAACTCACGACGCTCTGGTCAAACAAGTAGAAGACATGAAGAAATCTGAGACGGTCACTGTAGAAGTTGATGTTGTCTACAAAGAAAAGGAGCTTCTTAaaagcaaaaagcttttcagccgTGGTTTCTTTGAAAAAGCAATGGTCTGCACCATCTGTGAGGAGAACTGCCACTATCCTGGCTGTACTATCAGTTCCAGTCCTCAACATTGTGAGGTCATCAAAAAAGGCCGCTGCACAGTCTGCACAAAGAAATGTCCTGCATCAGCTCATGTGAAGGAAAACTGGAGATATGTCATAAAAACCAAGAAGGCTAAGAAGACTGTAGAAGTTAAAAAAGAGAAGCAGGTGGAGAAGGTTGACCCTGACATcaagtttaatattttaaaaagtcttgcaaataaaatccagaaccTGAAAGCAGAGAAGATCCAGCTGGTTAATGAGTCCTACCAACATGTTATCACCCTGGAGGAGATCGCCCTCAAAGTGGATTCTGTGTCCACTTTTGTTCACCTGGATTTCTTGATTGAGAAGATGAAGGAAACAGGAGACATGAAGAAGGTCCAGAGATTGGAGGAGATGAGAAGCCGAATGGACGAAGGAACCAAGTTAGCCCTCCAGTACATGTGGGGCAGAACAATCGGAACCATGTAA